One region of Lathamus discolor isolate bLatDis1 chromosome 2, bLatDis1.hap1, whole genome shotgun sequence genomic DNA includes:
- the LYPLA1 gene encoding acyl-protein thioesterase 1 isoform X1, translated as MCGNNMSAPLPAIVPAARKATAAVIFLHGLGDTGHGWSEALAGIKSPHVKYICPHAPVMPVSLNMNMAMPSWFDIIGLSPDSQEDEAGIKQAAENVKALIDQEVKNGIPSNRIILGGFSQGGALSLYTALTTHQKLAGVVALSCWLPLRASFPQGPISGVNKDIAVLQCHGDCDPLVPLMFGSLTVEKLKSMINPANVTFRTYSGMMHSSCIEEMMDVKQFIDKHLPPID; from the exons ATGTGCGGCAACAACATGTCGGCGCCGCTCCCCGCCATCGTCCCGGCCGCCAGGAAGGCAACAGCTGCT GTCATTTTTCTTCACGGATTGGGAGATACCGG GCATGGATGGTCAGAAGCGCTTGCAGGTATCAAAAGCCCCCATGTAAAATACATTTGCCCACATGC GCCAGTTATGCCAGTTTCTTTGAACATGAACATGGCTATGCCATCATG GTTTGATATCATTGGACTTTCTCCAGATTCACAGGAAGATGAAGCTGGGATCAAGCAGGCAGCGGAGAATG TTAAAGCACTCATAGATCAAGAAGTAAAAAATGGAATTCCTTCTAATCGAATTATTCTAGGAGGCTTTTCTCAG GGAGGTGCTTTATCATTGTATACAGCTCTTACAACACACCAGAAATTAGCAGGTGTTGTAGCCCTCAGCTGTTGGCTTCCTCTACGGGCTTCTTTTCCTCAG GGCCCTATCAGTGGTGTCAACAAGGATATTGCTGTTCTTCAGTGCCATGGGGACTGTGACCCATTGGTTCCTTTAATGTTTGGTTCTCTCACTGTTGAGAAACTGAAGAGTATGATAAATCCTGCCAATGTAACCTTCAGGACCTACTCTGGCATGATGCATAGCTCGTGTATTGAG GAGATGATGGATGTAAAGCAGTTCATAGACAAACATCTACCTCCCATAGACTGA
- the LYPLA1 gene encoding acyl-protein thioesterase 1 isoform X2: MPVSLNMNMAMPSWFDIIGLSPDSQEDEAGIKQAAENVKALIDQEVKNGIPSNRIILGGFSQGGALSLYTALTTHQKLAGVVALSCWLPLRASFPQGPISGVNKDIAVLQCHGDCDPLVPLMFGSLTVEKLKSMINPANVTFRTYSGMMHSSCIEEMMDVKQFIDKHLPPID; this comes from the exons ATGCCAGTTTCTTTGAACATGAACATGGCTATGCCATCATG GTTTGATATCATTGGACTTTCTCCAGATTCACAGGAAGATGAAGCTGGGATCAAGCAGGCAGCGGAGAATG TTAAAGCACTCATAGATCAAGAAGTAAAAAATGGAATTCCTTCTAATCGAATTATTCTAGGAGGCTTTTCTCAG GGAGGTGCTTTATCATTGTATACAGCTCTTACAACACACCAGAAATTAGCAGGTGTTGTAGCCCTCAGCTGTTGGCTTCCTCTACGGGCTTCTTTTCCTCAG GGCCCTATCAGTGGTGTCAACAAGGATATTGCTGTTCTTCAGTGCCATGGGGACTGTGACCCATTGGTTCCTTTAATGTTTGGTTCTCTCACTGTTGAGAAACTGAAGAGTATGATAAATCCTGCCAATGTAACCTTCAGGACCTACTCTGGCATGATGCATAGCTCGTGTATTGAG GAGATGATGGATGTAAAGCAGTTCATAGACAAACATCTACCTCCCATAGACTGA